One part of the Musa acuminata AAA Group cultivar baxijiao chromosome BXJ1-5, Cavendish_Baxijiao_AAA, whole genome shotgun sequence genome encodes these proteins:
- the LOC135674985 gene encoding laccase-6-like, producing MALSSSRHILLLSFLLSCYVPLGLARRHWPVGGSTRFYDFKVQTTRVTKLCKTKDIVTVNGMFPGPVIYAQEDDRIIVKVTNESPHNATIHWHGVRQRLSCWADGPSYITQCPIQAGQSFTYEFTLFQQKGTLFWHAHISWLRATVNGAIVIYPKTSVPYPFPYPYEEHVLIFGEYWHKDMLQLEKEVVASGGGPPPAEAYLINSHPGPRYNCSATDVYKIDVVPGKTYLLRLISASLNMEHFFAIAGHKLTIVEADAEYTKPFTVDRLMITPGQTINVLVKADQPIDRYDMAMGPYMSAQNVTFQNISAIAHFQYTGATLDDLSLPAQLPVYNDNLVVNTNLHMLRSLNATNLPSEIDANLFFTVGLNVEECHSSNPNKSCQGPSGGVFAASMNNVSFVKPNISLLQAYYNNINGLYTDDFPGVPIKTYDFVNGAPNNIPNDTQSLIGTKVKVLEYGSRVQLILQNTGTVTTENHPIHLHGYNFYVVGYGTGNYNPMGAKLNLVDPPYMNTIGVPVGGWAAIRFVADNPGVWFMHCHFDVHLTWGLSMAFIVKNGEGPLETLPHPPADLPRC from the exons ATGGCTTTGTCTTCTTCTCGTCACATCCTGTTGCTGAGCTTTTTGCTGTCATGTTATGTTCCACTCGGCCTTGCTCGCAGACATTGGCCTGTGGGAGGATCCACCAGGTTCTACGACTTCAAG GTGCAAACGACGAGGGTCACGAAGCTGTGCAAGACCAAGGACATCGTCACCGTCAATGGTATGTTCCCCGGCCCGGTCATTTACGCCCAGGAAGATGATCGGATCATCGTCAAGGTCACGAACGAGAGCCCGCACAACGCCACCATCCACTG GCATGGAGTGCGGCAGAGGTTGTCGTGCTGGGCGGACGGGCCGTCCTACATCACCCAATGCCCGATCCAGGCTGGGCAGAGCTTCACCTACGAGTTCACCCTGTTCCAGCAGAAGGGGACGCTGTTCTGGCACGCGCATATCTCATGGCTCCGCGCCACCGTCAACGGCGCCATCGTCATCTACCCCAAGACCAGCGTCCCCTACCCCTTTCCCTACCCTTACGAGGAGCACGTCCTCATCTTTG GGGAATACTGGCACAAGGATATGCTGCAGCTGGAGAAAGAGGTGGTCGCCAGCGGCGGCGGCCCTCCACCTGCGGAGGCGTACCTCATCAACAGCCACCCTGGGCCGCGTTACAACTGCTCGGCTACTG ATGTGTACAAGATCGACGTCGTCCCCGGCAAGACGTACCTGCTGCGGCTGATAAGCGCGTCCCTGAACATGGAGCACTTCTTCGCCATCGCCGGCCACAAGCTGACCATCGTGGAGGCCGACGCCGAGTACACCAAGCCCTTCACCGTCGACCGCCTCATGATCACTCCGGGGCAGACCAtcaacgtcctcgtcaaggccgacCAGCCCATCGACCGGTACGACATGGCGATGGGGCCGTACATGTCCGCCCAGAACGTCACCTTCCAAAACATCTCCGCCATTGCCCACTTCCAGTACACCGGAGCCACGCTCGACGACCTCAGCCTCCCCGCCCAGCTCCCCGTCTACAACGACAACCTCGTCGTCAACACCAACCTGCACATGCTCCGGAGCCTCAACGCCACCAACCTCCCCTCCGAGATCGACGCCAACCTCTTCTTCACCGTCGGCTTGAACGTGGAGGAATGCCACTCGTCCAACCCCAACAAGAGCTGCCAGGGACCCAGCGGCGGCGTCTTCGCGGCGTCGATGAACAACGTCAGTTTCGTCAAGCCTAACATCTCGCTCCTCCAGGCCTACTACAACAACATCAATGGTCTGTACACGGACGACTTTCCCGGCGTGCCGATCAAGACCTACGACTTCGTCAATGGCGCGCCCAACAATATCCCCAACGACACCCAGTCCCTGATCGGGACCAAAGTGAAGGTCCTCGAGTACGGGAGCAGGGTGCAGCTCATCTTGCAGAACACCGGCACCGTGACGACCGAGAACCACCCTATCCATCTCCATGGCTACAACTTCTATGTTGTGGGCTACGGAACAGGGAACTACAACCCCATGGGTGCGAAGCTCAACCTGGTTGATCCGCCATACATGAACACCATCGGAGTGCCGGTCGGAGGATGGGCCGCCATCCGGTTCGTCGCCGACAATCCAG GTGTGTGGTTCATGCACTGCCATTTTGATGTGCACCTGACCTGGGGCCTGTCGATGGCGTTCATCGTGAAGAACGGCGAGGGGCCCCTGGAGACTCTTCCCCATCCTCCGGCCGACTTGCCTAGGTGTTGA